GGGGAGATTCTCAGTTACGAAGATCTGTACCGGGTGGCGCAGGCGGCCGTCTCCCTCGGAATAGAGAAAATCCGGGTGACCGGGGGCGAACCCCTGGTGCGAAGAGGCATCGTCGAATTTCTTGCCAGGCTATCAAAGATCCCCGGCCTCAGTGAACTGGCGGTCACCACCAACGGGGTGCTGCTGAAGGAGATGGCGGAGGATTTGCGGATCGCCGGAGTGCAGCGCCTGAATATCAGCCTCGACTCCCTGCACCCGGTCAATTTCACCCGCATTACCCGTCGCGGAAGCCTGCAGCGCGTATTGGCGGGAGTGACGGCGGCGGAAAAGGCCGGTTTCCCGATCAAATTGAACACCGTGGTCATGCGGGGGATTAACGACGGGGAGATTGAAGAACTGGCCGCATTGACCCTGAACAAACCCTTCACCGTGCGGTTTATCGAATATATGCCGACCTTGAACGACAAAAAATGGCAGTCCCTCTTTGTCCCGGGGGAGGAGATCCTGGAAAGGATCGCCCGACGCTTTGCATTCGAAAAAGTCGCACCTGCCCGGCTGGCCGGACCCTCCAGGGATTTCCGGATCACCGGGGCCACCGGGAAAATCGGGGTCATTACCGCCGTGTCCCAACATTTTTGCGGCGATTGCAACCGCATCCGGGTGACGGCGACGGGCAAGGTCCAGGGGTGCCTTTTCTCCAAGGAGGAACTGGACCTGAAGCCGATTCTCCAGGCAGGGGATACGGCCCTTCTGGGGAAATCCCTGGGCAATCTTGTGGGCAACAAACCCGAAAGCCACCCGCTGCTCGATGCAGAGAAAGACCGCGACGCGTTCGTGATGGCTTCGGTCGGCGGCTGAATTATGGATCATCCGGGAATTCCGGGGAGGCTCCCGCAATCTTCAATTAGTGCGGAAACCGAGTGGACGAACGGGGGGAAGGTCTTTTAACCCAAGAAGAGGCTTTTAAACCAAGTTCTCCTTAGCAACCTTTGCGACCATGACCGAGCGCAGCGAGGGGGCGTGAGGACGGTTTCCAGAATTTCCTTTGCGCCTTTGCGTCTTGAGTGAGCAAAGCGAACGAGCGTGAGGCAGGTTTGTTAAAGGTTCTGGGGTTCGATCAGGCAAGTCGCGGGGACTCGCCCCCGCAGGCGACCAGGGGGTTGACCGCCCAACCCCCTGGACCCCAGGACGCCCCGGACCCCTTGCCCGCCATCGCCGAAGGCGACAGCGGGTCCCCTCCGCTGCGCAGATGAATCCGGCGCGGGCGAAAACTTGCCTTCGGCTTCGAACATTCGCCCGCGTTTTCCCGGATTCATCCACTCCGCTCCGGCGGCGGCGAACGGGGGGGAAAGCTTTTAACCCAAAAAGAAGCTTTTGAACCAGGATTTCCTTAGCGAGCTTTGCGACCATGAGCGAGCGCAGAGAGCGGGCGTGAGGCCGCCTTTCACGATAACGGTTGAAAAGCCCGAAAGTCGCGAAAGAACCTGAATCATGAAAGGGAAACAGANCAGATGACGGAGAGCATCGTGGCCGTATGTACCAGCGACAAGAAGGGGATCCAGAAGACCCCGGTCCAATCGATCGTCCTTCGAGAAGATCACGGGATCGTCGGCGATGCCCATGCCGGCGGCGGGGACCGTCAAGTCAGCCTGCTGGCCGGGGAGAGCGTGGACAAAATGCGAGAAAAAGGGCTCGCCCTCGGGGCGGGGGCCTTCGGCGAAAATATCGTCACCAGGGGCATTGCCCTGACGTCGCTGCCGGTGGGAACCCGGTTGCGACTTGGTGAAGCGCTTCTCGAGGTCAGCCGCATCGGCAAGGAATGCCACAGCAGGTGCGCCATCTATTACCAGGCCGGCGATTGCGTCATGCCGAAAGAAGGGATTTTCGCCCGCGTTGTCGAGGGCGGCTCGGTCAAAGCCGGGGATCCGATATCAATACCTCTGGTCGCCTAAACGGCGAAAACTGTATCTGCCCCATAAAAGGAGAAGGCTCATGTTCGGATTGGGAACCCAGGAAATGCTCATCATTCTTGCCCTGGTGCTCGTTGTTTTTGGCGCCGGAAAGCTTCCCCAGGTAGGAGGGGCGCTCGGCAAAGGTCTCCGGAACTTCAAGGAAGGTGTCAAGGAAGAAGGGATTGCGGAGGTCAAAAGCCTGGAAGACGGCGACAAGGCCTAGGGAGGAACCATGTCTTTCAATCATTTCGACGCGCAGGGCCAGGCCGTCATGGTCGATGTCAGCGCCAAGAAGAAGTCCCTGCGGATCGCGATCGCCGAAGCCACGGTCCGGATGCAGCCGCAAACCCTCGCCGCGATCCTTGAAGCCACGGTCAGCAAAGGGGACGTTCTGGGGGTTGCCCGACTGGCGGGCATCGGTGCGGCCAAGAAAACCCCGGACCTGATCCCCCTGTCCCATCCCCTGGCCCTTCACGGGATCACCATAAACTTCGAACCGGACCCGGCCACCGGGACGGTGCGGGTGGAGAGCCGGGTCAAGGCCTATGAGCGGACCGGAGTGGAGATGGAGGCCATGGTCGCCGCTTCGGTGGCCGCCCTGACGGTCTACGACATGTGCAAGGGAGCCGACAAGGGCATCTCCATCGGCGAGGTCTCCCTGCTCTACAAGGAAGGCGGGAAGAGCGGCGTTTACCGCCGGGGGGATAACAGATGAAAGGATATATTCTGACCGTCAGCGACAAGGGATCCCGCGGGGAGCGGCTGGACGCCAGCGGACCGGCCCTGGCCGAGTGGCTGGAGGAGCGGGGGGTGAGAGTGCAGAAGGTGGAGGTCGTCCCCGACGAGGAAGAGCGAATTGCCGACCGGCTCCGGGTCTGGGCCGATACCGAGGATGCCGAAATCATCCTGACCACCGGGGGGACCGGGGTCTCGCCCCGGGACGTAACTCCCGAGGCGACCCTGCAGGTGGTCGAGCGGGTCATCCCCGGTTTCGGCGAACTGATGAGGCGGAAGAGCCTGGAGAAAACCCCCATGGCGACCCTGTCCCGGGCCCTGGCCGGGATCAGGAAAGGGTCTCTGATCATCAACCTGCCGGGCAGCCCCGGCGGGGCGGTGGAAAACCTGGAGGCGGTCTGGGAGGCCGTTCCCCATGCGGTGGCCAAAATCAGGGGCGATCAGAGCGATTGCGTACCCTTCCGGCACCCGACAGGGTGATGCCGCGAATTCCGGATGCGGGTTTTGCAGGCGGTGAGGAGTGAGGGCCGTCCCCGGCCTCCTCGCGGTTTTTGTGGCAAGCTGATCAAAATAGAGATGAAACACTGTGGTTCAACCTTAAACTCGCCATAACGTCCCCCGATTTAGGGGTATAAGGGGCACAGCACTCAGTTACCGGAGTTTAATTTTATCTATCTTTACCGATGCCCCTCCGCTGATCACTAAAGTCGGCACAGTCCCGGAAGAACCATCCCGCACGGTTGTTATTCCTAAACTATTATCTAAAAAATCATAATCCCAACCACCACTGAGAGTCACGCTCTTGTCAATACCCTGCAAAAACAGATTTTCATAAAACTCCCCAGCTTCGATTTTGAGAACTGTACCGGATACAGCATCATTAAAAGCGGTTTGGATTGAATTCCCGCCATATACGTAAACTTCATTAGATGTACAGACCGGCCCTGAAGAACACAGAGCATCCTCACAGCACGAATCACTAAAACTGTTGGCATTACAGGTATATGAGCACATATCATTTACCTCATCACAATCGTCGGTACACGGATTCCCATCATCGGCACATACCTCGAAACTCGATTGACAGGATCCATTTTCACCACAATATTCAACACCATCACAGAACAACCCATTATCACATGATGTATCTGCTGCAGGACCCTCATCAATCTCGCCATCGCAATTGTTATCTTTGTTGTCACATATTTCGATTCCCTGCGGATGTATCAGTGAATCTGTGTCATCACAATCTTCAGGAAGTACACTTCCATCTCCATCATAATCGACTGTTACAATTTTACCATCACCGACAATTTCGACATTACCATCGATATCAGTTGCCCTAGACATTACTACATAAACACCACCTTGGGGGATAGTCCATTGAAAACTCCAGGCGGACGTGCCTTGGGCAATCTCCCATTCAGTTCCACCATCAGTTGAAACCTCGATGAAATCTATTCCACTATTGCAGCCAACATCAGATGCTGTTCCGATAATTGCGTAGTCAGGTCCAACTATAGTCGAGTCATTAACCGGTGATGAAATAACGGATGATGGATAATTTTGTTCTGGGTCTGAACAACTATATTCGTCTGCTCCCATATCATACCCATCCGCCAGTGGACGCAGATCCCCGTCAATATCATCAACAGGGAGCGTCGGATAGGTTACCGTATCAGAGGTTACGACATCAATACAGGGAGAGTTAGTTGACAAGCGGTAACTCCCGTCCCCCTTGAAAAGAGGATCTAGGCTGATATTTCCTTCTCCGGTTGCTCCTCCTTGAACATTTGAATACACAACATCGGTACCATTGCCTTTTATTTCTTTAGACCCGCAACTGTCGGTATCACCCCACAGGATACTGTTGATTACAGTCATCGATTGGCTGGAATCATAAAGCGCTCCACCGGCACCTGAGGCATGATTCTCAGTGAATGTCGAATTAGTGATAAAAACATCATAACTTTCACCCTGCAAGACATATGAAAAAGCTCCACCCCCATCCAGTGTTGCAGTATTACTGGCAACAATACTGTTGGTAATGGTCGGAGAGGCGTTATAAGTGCATATCCCTCCGCCATCAGTTAAACTTGAGTTGTTTGAAACAACACTTTGTTTCAAAAAAGCCTTATTCGTCCAATTAAAAAAAATGCCCCCGCCAGAAGTATTTGCACTGTTGCCATCAATCACACTGTTTACTATTTCAGGCCATGACTTATAACAGTATATTCCCCCACCGTTACTTACTTCAGCCACGTTGTCAGAAATATGTGAGTTGCTTATTTTTATCATTTTTAAAGGATTGTCTGATCGTCCGTTCATATGAATTCCACCACCCCTAATAGAAGAGGTATTCCCGGTAATCATACTATCTTTGATGTTTGCATTGGTCGGAAGGTATCCAGAAAAATACATGCCGCCTCCTGATGAGGCGGTGTTATTTGATATGATACAATTTGAAATGGTGGATGCCGAGTCAATACAACGAATTCCACCCCCTACAGACCAATAACCATTGGTTATGGTGAATCCTTCCAGAACAGAATCCTCCCCTTCCCCTGAGTCAAAGGTTACTACGGACCCTGAGCCCCCACCATCGATGATTGTCGCTTCAGGGCCGTTTTCACTGCGAAGGGTAATGGCCTTGCCCTGATAATTGATATTTTCAAGGTAAGTCCCGGCGCGAACAACAATTTCATCATCAGCAGAAGCAGCGACAATAGCACCTTGAATGGTAGTATGATCGTCCGGAACATAGAAGACTGCTCCATGAGACTCTTTCATACCAAACTGATGAACTGAAATAATCATTACTGCGCATAATATGATTTGCCGCCAGAGATTAATACTTTTCTGATTACATTTCACTTTGTTCCCCCTTTGTCATGTGATACTGAGGCTCACGAACTTTCATATCGGAAAAATTAAGTGAAGACAGTGATAGGAACTTGCTCTGCGCGGGGTGCCGCCAACGACGCCATCTATCGTCCCACTCGCCGATTGCACGACCCGTATCGGACCGTTAGACATCACTAACCCACATCAGATCTCCCTGTCAAGAAAAACCCCGGAAGGAAAAAGTGAATCCGTAGCCCACCAAGAACGGAAAAGAACGCCTCAACCCTTACCGGCCTCGGCGCTCTTTATCCTTCCCCACGAGAAATGGCTCGGCCGTCGACCCTCCCCAACCGCCCCCACCCGGTGGTGTGGCGCACGATCTTCCCCTCGATCATGCAATCGACGTCCTCGGCGCCGCAGGCGCCTAAAATCGGCGGCCAGCACCGCCCGCCGTCGTCGTTCTGTCCCCTTTTTTATTTCAACAGCCAATGAGTAAGATGTCCCCCGAACTCAGGGGCGGCAGAAAAATGTGGCACGGCAAGCCCCCCGGCCTCCACCCTCTGTTGTAATTTGCCGCCTGTCTGCTACCGTTTGAAAATGCAGGGTTCTATGTGACTGTTTCTTGTTGCCTTCCGCAGGGAGCGTTCCTGTTTGGCGACGCGAGGGCAATCCGCTTGACCTGACATTTTATGGTGAAAACAGACCCGGCCCGGATCAACTTCTGCGGCAAAGCCGCCTGGGCATAAAGTTTGGTCGCTCTCTGCAGCCTCCGGTGGTCGGATGCACGCAGAGCCGCTGAAAGCCTTGTTTTGGATGTGCTCTTGCTGTGCAAGGCAATATGCGACCGTAAATCAGGGGGCTGTCTCTTTCTTTTGATGGCCAAAATTGAGAAAGGAGTCGGAGATGAGGAAAGAGGTGTCTTGCTTGCGCTGGTTACTTATAGTGGTTTGCCTGTTGGCAATGGTTCTTGTGTTGCCCGGCTGCGAGGGGGATGACGGCAATGACGGCGCTCCCGGAACGCCCGGGGCTGACGGGGTCGACGGCAAGGACGGCCTGCCCGGTTCCGCTCTGATCGATGCCTCGACCGTTCCCGATTTCATTCTGGAGACGTTCGAGGTTGAATCCGAGATCACTGCGGTGTCGATCGCCAGCCCGCCGGTGGTCGAGTTTGCCGTGAAGACCAGCGACGGGCTACCGATCACCGGTATCGGCGCCCTCTGGCAGGCGTCGGATCGCTTTGTCCGTTTCACCATCGCCAAGCTGGTACCGGGGACCAACGGGGATCCGGACAGCTGGGTGGCCTATACCCGCGATGTCACCAACGACGGCTCGACCCGTCCCGATTACGACACCGGTACGCTGGTGGATAACGGAGACGGGACCTATGTCTTTACCTTCAACACCGATGTTGCGAACGTCAGCGGCGTTCCTTATGAGCCGAGCCTGACCCACCGCGTCGCCGGGCAGATCGGCAGCAGCAGTTCCGCACTCAAGCCGCAGAACCTCTTCCTCGATTTCATTCCCGACGGCAGTCCTGTGACCAATACCCGGAACATTGCCGTGATCGAGTCCTGCAACGAGTGCCATGAGGGCCTGCTCTTCCATGGCCGCCGGTTCATCGTCGAGTACTGCGTCAACTGCCACAACCCCGACCTGGCGCTCACCGAAAGCGGTGTGGCCGAGGGTAACATGTCTTTCATGATCCACCGGCTTCACAGGGCCGGGGCCTTCGACGTGCTTGACGGCGGTTTCGAGTCGGAGGCCACCTATCCGCAGGATGTCCGCAATTGCCGCAAGTGCCACAACGGCGACGACGCAGCCACTCCCGAAGGCTTCAACTGGAAGAACATGCCGAACCTGGCGGGCTGCGGCGGCTGCCACACCCAATTCGAGGACGGGACCCATACCGGCGGTCCGCAGTCGGACAACAGCGGCTGTGCCGGCTGCCACCCGTCCGATGCCATCGAGGGATACCACCAGACCAACAACGTGACCCCGAACAACCCGAGCATCCCGGACGACCAGCGGGCGATCGCATATGAGCTCCTCGGCGCCGCGGCGGCAAACGGCCAGCTGACGGTCGACTTCCGCATCTCCTCGGACGGCGAACCGCTGGACATGAACAGCCTGCCGTCGGATCTCGCCCTGCCCGGTCGCTGGCCGGGATTCCGGCTGGCCTACGCCCTGCCGCAGAGCGGCATCGACGAGCCGGCCGACTACAACAACCTCGGCGAAAGCGGCGGCCAGCCGCTTTCCGCGGACATCGGCGACCTGGTCGATGCCGGGGAAGTCACCTGCAGCGACGGCATCTGTACGGCGGTGTTCGCCGACCCGATCCCGGCGGGCGCGACGTTGCGCGCCGTCGGCCTGCAGGGCTATTTCCGCCAGGATGTCGACGAGGACGGAACGTACGAGTATGCCCTGCATACGACTTCGGTAGTCATTCCGCTGGATGGTGATACCCCCCGCCGGGTGGTTGTCGACAACGAGAAATGCGCGGCCTGCCATGAGTTCTTCGAAGGGCACGGCGGCAACCGCAACTACGACATCGCGATCTGCGCCATGTGCCACGTTCCCAACCTAACGAGTAGTGGTCGAGCCGTCGATCCTGTGGACGCGGAAAATCGTCCATCGGATGCGTTCGAGCAGCTTGGCCTGCCGACCACGGACTGGCCGGAGGACACCAACAACCTCAAAGACATGATCCACGGCATCCACGCTTCGGCCCAGCGTTCGACCGATTACGAGTTCGTTCGCGGGCGCAACGACGGCATCTACTACGACTGGGCCCATGTGACCTTCCCGGCCGAGGAGGGGACCAGAAACTGCCTCGTCTGTCACCTGGAGGGGACCTATGAGCTGCCGCTGGCCGGCGACCTGTTACCGACCACGGTGCGGACCACCACCGCGGCGGATGGCCTCGACACCGACTTCAACATTGTCGACGCAGCCCGAGACACCGTTCCGAACGATTCTGACTGGGTCAATTCGATCACGGCTTCGACCTGTTACTACTGCCACGACAGCGAACTGGCGGCCATCCACATGTCCCAGAACGGCGGATTCATCAGTGTCGCCAACCCGGATGTCGGCGAGTTCACGCAGCGGCAGGAGCTGGATCCCGCCGAGTCCTGTGCCGTCTGTCACGGTCCGGGCAAGTCTGCGGACGTGAACGTGGTTCACGGACTCGAATAGCTTCAGCTCGCAGCAGATAGTCATCTCGTGGCCGGCCCCTGCGGGGGCCGGCCTTTTTGTCCTTACTGCCAGGATTCCTGCGTAATTCCGGGGGCATCCAAACTTAACTCCTCACTTTCGGCCCGGCGCAGTCCGGGCACCTTGATCTACACCCAGGTCCTCAACCGGCCGGGCCCTAACCATCCTGAGCCCCCTCGACACAAATCCGTAGCCCCCCACAACGAAAAAGAGCGCCGCGGCCCTTTCGGCCGCGGCGCTCTTCATCCATCCATAAGCGTCAGGGATCGGCTCCTCGCCATCCTCCCCTACCGCCTCCAACCGGTGGTGTGGCGCACAGCAAATGGCGGGACATTCCCCCCCCCCGCACCTGAAGAAAAAGGCCCGGTCAACATATGTTGGCCGGGCCTTCACTTTTAGGTGCGAGGACGCGAATAATCCGGGTTATTTGCTTCGCAAATGCCGCGTCGGGAGAAGAGGGGAAAACCAGGGCCTGCTTCCGAAGGGGAAATGGGCTTCGGCCTTCTCACACCCCCGTCCAACGGGGGTATAATAGGGGAAAGAAACCCTATTCACAGGGAGCGCCCTGGCCCGAAAGGGGGAATAACCATGCTGAGCAAAACAATAGTCGACCAGTTGAATGAACAGATAGCCCTGGAACTCTACTCATCCAACCTCTACCTCCAGATGAGCGCCCTGGCCGAGGTCAAAGGATTGGGTGGATGCGGTGCGTTCCTGCGCGCCCAGGCGAGGGAGGAACTGGAGCACATGTACCGCCTGTTCAAATATGTCTACGAAACCGGCGCCCTGCCGGTCATCGGGGAGATCAAAGCCCCTCCCACCGAAGCCGTTTCGGTGAGCAAACTGTTCGAAAACGTGTACGAGCACGAGAAGTTCATTACCAGCAAGATCAACGCCCTTATGGACAGCGCCATCAAGGAAAACGACCACTCCACGGTGAACTTCCTTCAGTGGTACGTCTCCGAACAGCATGAGGAGGAGCACCTGTTCCACATGATCCTCGAAAAGATCGAAAACATCGGAGAGGAAGGCAGCGGTGTCTATTTCATCGACCGCGCCGTCGGTGAACTGCTGCGCAAGAAGTAACTCCCATATCCGTTGCGCCGGATTGGGAGGCGGAAACAGCACGACGCAACTATTTTATGGGCGGCCTGATAGCCGCCCTATTTTTGCCCCCCCTCGCCACCGTCCGTTTTAAACCAGGCGGGAACTCTGTCCTGGAGCCGTCCCTCACAGAACTGACTCCACCTTCAGACCGCCCCTCCCCCGAAGAAAAAAGCGTGATTGGAGGTAAAGAGCGGCGGGGTGCGATTGACGATCGCCCGCACCACGGGCGAGCCGAGCAGGCGCCTGTCGAGAAAGCGCCGGGCCGCCGCCCGGTCCCAGCCGTCGACGGAGCTAAACTCCCGGTA
Above is a genomic segment from Desulfuromonas sp. containing:
- the moaA gene encoding GTP 3',8-cyclase MoaA yields the protein MQLFDSYHRKIGYLRLSVTDLCNLRCRYCMPADGVPKVSHGEILSYEDLYRVAQAAVSLGIEKIRVTGGEPLVRRGIVEFLARLSKIPGLSELAVTTNGVLLKEMAEDLRIAGVQRLNISLDSLHPVNFTRITRRGSLQRVLAGVTAAEKAGFPIKLNTVVMRGINDGEIEELAALTLNKPFTVRFIEYMPTLNDKKWQSLFVPGEEILERIARRFAFEKVAPARLAGPSRDFRITGATGKIGVITAVSQHFCGDCNRIRVTATGKVQGCLFSKEELDLKPILQAGDTALLGKSLGNLVGNKPESHPLLDAEKDRDAFVMASVGG
- a CDS encoding MOSC domain-containing protein, whose protein sequence is MTESIVAVCTSDKKGIQKTPVQSIVLREDHGIVGDAHAGGGDRQVSLLAGESVDKMREKGLALGAGAFGENIVTRGIALTSLPVGTRLRLGEALLEVSRIGKECHSRCAIYYQAGDCVMPKEGIFARVVEGGSVKAGDPISIPLVA
- a CDS encoding twin-arginine translocase TatA/TatE family subunit; its protein translation is MFGLGTQEMLIILALVLVVFGAGKLPQVGGALGKGLRNFKEGVKEEGIAEVKSLEDGDKA
- the moaC gene encoding cyclic pyranopterin monophosphate synthase MoaC yields the protein MSFNHFDAQGQAVMVDVSAKKKSLRIAIAEATVRMQPQTLAAILEATVSKGDVLGVARLAGIGAAKKTPDLIPLSHPLALHGITINFEPDPATGTVRVESRVKAYERTGVEMEAMVAASVAALTVYDMCKGADKGISIGEVSLLYKEGGKSGVYRRGDNR
- a CDS encoding MogA/MoaB family molybdenum cofactor biosynthesis protein; translation: MKGYILTVSDKGSRGERLDASGPALAEWLEERGVRVQKVEVVPDEEERIADRLRVWADTEDAEIILTTGGTGVSPRDVTPEATLQVVERVIPGFGELMRRKSLEKTPMATLSRALAGIRKGSLIINLPGSPGGAVENLEAVWEAVPHAVAKIRGDQSDCVPFRHPTG
- a CDS encoding MopE-related protein, whose protein sequence is MKCNQKSINLWRQIILCAVMIISVHQFGMKESHGAVFYVPDDHTTIQGAIVAASADDEIVVRAGTYLENINYQGKAITLRSENGPEATIIDGGGSGSVVTFDSGEGEDSVLEGFTITNGYWSVGGGIRCIDSASTISNCIISNNTASSGGGMYFSGYLPTNANIKDSMITGNTSSIRGGGIHMNGRSDNPLKMIKISNSHISDNVAEVSNGGGIYCYKSWPEIVNSVIDGNSANTSGGGIFFNWTNKAFLKQSVVSNNSSLTDGGGICTYNASPTITNSIVASNTATLDGGGAFSYVLQGESYDVFITNSTFTENHASGAGGALYDSSQSMTVINSILWGDTDSCGSKEIKGNGTDVVYSNVQGGATGEGNISLDPLFKGDGSYRLSTNSPCIDVVTSDTVTYPTLPVDDIDGDLRPLADGYDMGADEYSCSDPEQNYPSSVISSPVNDSTIVGPDYAIIGTASDVGCNSGIDFIEVSTDGGTEWEIAQGTSAWSFQWTIPQGGVYVVMSRATDIDGNVEIVGDGKIVTVDYDGDGSVLPEDCDDTDSLIHPQGIEICDNKDNNCDGEIDEGPAADTSCDNGLFCDGVEYCGENGSCQSSFEVCADDGNPCTDDCDEVNDMCSYTCNANSFSDSCCEDALCSSGPVCTSNEVYVYGGNSIQTAFNDAVSGTVLKIEAGEFYENLFLQGIDKSVTLSGGWDYDFLDNSLGITTVRDGSSGTVPTLVISGGASVKIDKIKLR
- a CDS encoding OmcA/MtrC family decaheme c-type cytochrome, which codes for MRWLLIVVCLLAMVLVLPGCEGDDGNDGAPGTPGADGVDGKDGLPGSALIDASTVPDFILETFEVESEITAVSIASPPVVEFAVKTSDGLPITGIGALWQASDRFVRFTIAKLVPGTNGDPDSWVAYTRDVTNDGSTRPDYDTGTLVDNGDGTYVFTFNTDVANVSGVPYEPSLTHRVAGQIGSSSSALKPQNLFLDFIPDGSPVTNTRNIAVIESCNECHEGLLFHGRRFIVEYCVNCHNPDLALTESGVAEGNMSFMIHRLHRAGAFDVLDGGFESEATYPQDVRNCRKCHNGDDAATPEGFNWKNMPNLAGCGGCHTQFEDGTHTGGPQSDNSGCAGCHPSDAIEGYHQTNNVTPNNPSIPDDQRAIAYELLGAAAANGQLTVDFRISSDGEPLDMNSLPSDLALPGRWPGFRLAYALPQSGIDEPADYNNLGESGGQPLSADIGDLVDAGEVTCSDGICTAVFADPIPAGATLRAVGLQGYFRQDVDEDGTYEYALHTTSVVIPLDGDTPRRVVVDNEKCAACHEFFEGHGGNRNYDIAICAMCHVPNLTSSGRAVDPVDAENRPSDAFEQLGLPTTDWPEDTNNLKDMIHGIHASAQRSTDYEFVRGRNDGIYYDWAHVTFPAEEGTRNCLVCHLEGTYELPLAGDLLPTTVRTTTAADGLDTDFNIVDAARDTVPNDSDWVNSITASTCYYCHDSELAAIHMSQNGGFISVANPDVGEFTQRQELDPAESCAVCHGPGKSADVNVVHGLE
- the ftnA gene encoding non-heme ferritin, with the translated sequence MLSKTIVDQLNEQIALELYSSNLYLQMSALAEVKGLGGCGAFLRAQAREELEHMYRLFKYVYETGALPVIGEIKAPPTEAVSVSKLFENVYEHEKFITSKINALMDSAIKENDHSTVNFLQWYVSEQHEEEHLFHMILEKIENIGEEGSGVYFIDRAVGELLRKK